The following coding sequences lie in one Arachis ipaensis cultivar K30076 chromosome B03, Araip1.1, whole genome shotgun sequence genomic window:
- the LOC107630453 gene encoding guanine nucleotide-binding protein subunit gamma 3-like isoform X2, which yields MAISSAKGSPKAPTLPLPSPKAPPGYPDLYGKRREISRLHMLEREISFLEEELKSSEGFQPASRCCKEIDDFVMAKADPLLPTKKEKSRSRRFWKWLCCKPCSTLCSCLCCCCCCEPRCCDGCSKHLSLPSCSCCQYLRQCSCKCLSPTTNCCRGSKSRCCKGSCGCQNCCIPPSCNSCPCLSCCSCKCSCSCTCPTCPKVPQSCCCTNTKSCWNPCCCYSC from the exons ATGGCGATTTCGAGTGCAAAGGGATCCCCGAAGGCTCCAACGCTGCCGTTGCCGTCCCCGAAAGCGCCGCCTGGCTACCCGGATTTGTACGGGAAGCGTCGCGAGATCAGCAGACTTCATATGCTTGAAAGAGAGATAAGTTTTCTTGAG GAAGAATTGAAATCTTCTGAAGGCTTTCAACCGGCTTCAAGATGTTGCAAAGA GATTGATGATTTTGTCATGGCAAAAGCAGATCCCCTCTTGCCCAC GAAGAAGGAAAAAAGCCGGTCACGTCGCTTCTGGAAGTGGTTGtg TTGCAAGCCCTGCTCTACCTTGTGCTCCTGCCTCTGCTGCTGTTGCTGCTGCGAACCCCGGTGTTGCGACGGGTGCTCTAAGCATCTGAGTTTACCAAGCTGTAGCTGTTGCCAATATTTGAGGCAATGCAGCTGCAAATGTCTCTCACCAACCACCAATTGTTGCCGCGGTTCGAAATCTCGCTGCTGCAAAGGTAGCTGTGGGTGCCAGAATTGCTGCATTCCACCAAGTTGCAATTCATGTCCTTGCCTTTCTTGCTGCAGTTGCAAGTGTTCTTGCTCTTGCACTTGCCCTACCTGCCCAAAGGTTCCACAGAGTTGTTGTTGTACAAATACAAAGTCATGTTGGAATCCCTGCTGCTGTTATTCTTGCTAG
- the LOC107630453 gene encoding guanine nucleotide-binding protein subunit gamma 3-like isoform X1: protein MAISSAKGSPKAPTLPLPSPKAPPGYPDLYGKRREISRLHMLEREISFLEEELKSSEGFQPASRCCKEIDDFVMAKADPLLPTRKKEKSRSRRFWKWLCCKPCSTLCSCLCCCCCCEPRCCDGCSKHLSLPSCSCCQYLRQCSCKCLSPTTNCCRGSKSRCCKGSCGCQNCCIPPSCNSCPCLSCCSCKCSCSCTCPTCPKVPQSCCCTNTKSCWNPCCCYSC from the exons ATGGCGATTTCGAGTGCAAAGGGATCCCCGAAGGCTCCAACGCTGCCGTTGCCGTCCCCGAAAGCGCCGCCTGGCTACCCGGATTTGTACGGGAAGCGTCGCGAGATCAGCAGACTTCATATGCTTGAAAGAGAGATAAGTTTTCTTGAG GAAGAATTGAAATCTTCTGAAGGCTTTCAACCGGCTTCAAGATGTTGCAAAGA GATTGATGATTTTGTCATGGCAAAAGCAGATCCCCTCTTGCCCAC CAGGAAGAAGGAAAAAAGCCGGTCACGTCGCTTCTGGAAGTGGTTGtg TTGCAAGCCCTGCTCTACCTTGTGCTCCTGCCTCTGCTGCTGTTGCTGCTGCGAACCCCGGTGTTGCGACGGGTGCTCTAAGCATCTGAGTTTACCAAGCTGTAGCTGTTGCCAATATTTGAGGCAATGCAGCTGCAAATGTCTCTCACCAACCACCAATTGTTGCCGCGGTTCGAAATCTCGCTGCTGCAAAGGTAGCTGTGGGTGCCAGAATTGCTGCATTCCACCAAGTTGCAATTCATGTCCTTGCCTTTCTTGCTGCAGTTGCAAGTGTTCTTGCTCTTGCACTTGCCCTACCTGCCCAAAGGTTCCACAGAGTTGTTGTTGTACAAATACAAAGTCATGTTGGAATCCCTGCTGCTGTTATTCTTGCTAG